From the genome of Deltaproteobacteria bacterium:
TGTACACGTGCCCTTCAGCGGAAGGCGAGCGCGGCCGTCACCCCGGCGAGCACGACCAGCGCAAGACACGCAACGCGACCCACCCGGCGGTCGCCGAACATCAGGGCGTAGCCGGCCTTCGCGACGTCGTTGCTCGCTGCCGCGATCAGGATGGCGCTGACAGGGACGTCGGAAGAGATGGCGCCGGACGCGCCGCTCGCGAGGCTGAGCACGAAGGGGTCGATGTCCGCCGCGCCAACGACCGCCGCGAGGACGCGGACCCCGGCGGCGCCGAGGTGCGTCGCCACCCAGCGCGTGAGGATGGAGAGGATCAGGAAGACCACGGCGAAGAGGAGCGCTGAGCCGATCTCGAGAGGGTGACGGAGCGCCTCGCCCTCCGCCCGCGACCCCTCATTGCGGGCGCGGCTGCCGAGGTAGAGGGCGAGCCCGCCGGCGGCGCCCGCCCCGGCAGCGAGCCCGAGCAGGCGGGGGACCAACGCAACGCCGAGGGGCGGCGCGAAGAGCAGCACGAGCACGGTGAGGCGCACGTACATCATGGCCGATGCAAGCACGGTCGCGCCCGCATACATTGGGACGTTCGGCTGCTCGCGCGAACGGCGGGCGAGCACGAGCGTGGTGGCGGTGCTCGAGTAGGCGCCCCCGAGAAGGGCGGTGACGAGGACGCTCTCGCCCGGCCGCACGAGCTTCTGCGCTGCTCCTCGCGGGAAGGGGGCACGCCTCCCCCCTCGGATTGTGCGAGAGAGAGCGGCGCGCCTATGATGCCCACATGTTCGGCATGGGCTTCGGCGAACTGCTCGTCGTGCTGGTGATCGTCCTGGTGGTCT
Proteins encoded in this window:
- a CDS encoding DUF4010 domain-containing protein, which codes for MRGGRRAPFPRGAAQKLVRPGESVLVTALLGGAYSSTATTLVLARRSREQPNVPMYAGATVLASAMMYVRLTVLVLLFAPPLGVALVPRLLGLAAGAGAAGGLALYLGSRARNEGSRAEGEALRHPLEIGSALLFAVVFLILSILTRWVATHLGAAGVRVLAAVVGAADIDPFVLSLASGASGAISSDVPVSAILIAAASNDVAKAGYALMFGDRRVGRVACLALVVLAGVTAALAFR